The following coding sequences are from one Anguilla rostrata isolate EN2019 chromosome 16, ASM1855537v3, whole genome shotgun sequence window:
- the LOC135241856 gene encoding B-cadherin-like, translating to MGGLWTLPFAVIILQIFTAGYCKGEGPCQLGLSSKLFMFRVNRNHDHMDKILGKVIFSDCSGHRRTQIEVDDAQFNVDQDGSLKLMKAVLSPNQHDSFLIHAFDSNGKEFTTWVRVKHDPASHQYSDLHHPNYHHSHAIDSVFAEQVSSPPAVDVLMFPHTSQGLRRRKRDWVIPPINFPENDRGPFPKQVVQIRSNKDKKVKMEYTISGPGADEAPLGLFTIDRTSGWLYVTQPLDREKQDQYTLLAHAVAVGQGITEVPMEIIVKVIDQNDNKPEFTQDTFVGSVAEASALGLEFMKVTANDADESGSLNADIKYKILIQEPELPNSNMFSINPVSGGIRLSSPGLDREKHRKYTLVIQAADMDGEGLTSTCRAVITVADSNDNAPQFDSTLYTATVPENKMGFVVVKMPVTDADEPHTPAWSTKYKIVQGNDGGFFNVSTGPNKLEGIITTVKGLDFENSMKYTLLVTVENDVEFATRLLTSTTTVIVNVEDENEAPVFMPKEKLIVRPEDMAVGSDLIRYVATDPDTARKQTLWYKIGSDQAGWLNVSRETGQITVKSPMDRESPKVTAGKYKALIYAIDNDDVPATGTGTLLIELQDVNDNAPTIDQGQIHVCNQDSEPVLLSLTDKDGPGFTSPFRVELQGTSRKNWTAKMNDTKTGILLTLKTKLDANVYSVILKAFDSHGLHQENTVKATVCNCRGANVVCSDPRTDIGMPVIFGILGGVLFLLLVLLLLLLFLRMKRRRSLKEEPLLQDDDVRDNIYCYDEEGGGEEDQDYDLSQLHRGLDNLKPEIFRNDVAPTYFIAPQYRARPANPEEIGNFIEDNLMAADSDPTAPPYDSLLVFDYEGGGSDASSLSSLNSSSSGDDQDYDYLTEWGPRFKKLADMYGADDD from the exons TGATtttttctgactgcagtggcCACAGGAGAACTCAGATCGAGGTAGATGACGCCCAGTTTAATGTGGACCAAGATGGATCACTCAAGCTGATGAAAGCTGTGCTGTCACCCAACCAACACGATAGCTTTTTAATCCATGCCTTCGACTCCAATGGTAAAGAATTTACAACCTGGGTCAGAGTAAAACATGATCCTGCAAGCCACCAGTACTCTGATCTTCATCATCCCAATTACCACCATTCCCATGCCATCGATAGTGTCTTTGCTGAACAG GTCTCATCTCCTCCAGCTGTTGATGTGCTAATGTTTCCGCATACTTCACAAGgactgaggaggaggaagagggactGGGTCATTCCTCCCATTAACTTTCCAGAGAATGACCGGGGGCCCTTCCCCAAACAagtggtacag ATCAGGTCCAATAAGGATAAGAAGGTGAAAATGGAGTACACAATTTCTGGCCCTGGAGCAGATGAGGCACCACTGGGGCTTTTCACCATTGATAGAACCTCCGGTTGGCTGTATGTCACCCAGCCAttggacagagagaaacaagaTCAGTATACT cTGTTGGCACATGCTGTAGCAGTGGGGCAGGGTATAACCGAAGTGCCCATGGAAATTATTGTGAAAGTAATTGATCAGAACGACAACAAGCCAGAGTTTACCCAAGATACCTTTGTGGGCAGTGTTGCTGAAGCATCAGCACTAG GTCTTGAATTTATGAAGGTCACAGCTAATGACGCGGATGAATCTGGGTCACTCAATGCTGATATCAAGTACAAAATTCTGATCCAGGAGCCAGAACTTCCCAATTCAAATATGTTTTCTATCAACCCTGTGAGTGGAGGGATTAGACTGAGCTCCCCTGGACTTGACAGAGAG aaacaTCGGAAATATACATTGGTCATTCAAGCTGCTGACATGGATGGGGAAGGTCTCACAAGTACTTGTAGAGCAGTCATCACAGTAGCGGACAGCAATGACAATGCTCCTCAGTTTGACAGTACATTG TACACAGCCACTgtccctgaaaataaaatgggttttGTAGTGGTGAAAATGCCAGTGACCGATGCGGATgagccacacacacctgcatggtCGACCAAATACAAAATCGTTCAAGGCAACGATGGTGGATTCTTTAACGTCAGCACTGGACCAAACAAGCTGGAGGGAATTATTACTACAGTGAAG GGCCTTGATTTTGAGAATAGCATGAAGTACACCTTGCTGGTCACTGTGGAGAACGATGTCGAATTTGCCACTCGTCTGCTCACCTCCACCACAACAGTCATTGTAAATGTGGAGGATGAAAACGAGGCTCCTGTCTTCATGCCAAAAGAGAAATTGATTGTGAGACCAGAGGACATGGCAGTTGGCAGTGATCTGATTCGATACGTAGCGACCGATCCTGACACTGCAAGGAAACAGACTCTGTG GTATAAAATTGGCTCTGATCAAGCTGGATGGCTGAATGTCAGTAGGGAGACTGGACAAATCACTGTCAAGAGTCCCATGGACAGAGAATCTCCCAAAGTCACGGCTGGCAAATATAAAGCACTCATCTATGCCATTGATAATG ATGATGTTCCTGCTACTGGCACTGGAACCCTGCTGATTGAGTTACAAGATGTAAATGACAATGCTCCAACTATTGATCAAGGACAAATACATGTTTGCAACCAAGATTCTGAACCAGTCCTGCTGTCCCTCACTGATAAAGATGGGCCTGGTTTCACATCCCCATTTCGAGTAGAGCTCCAGGGAACGTCTAGGAAAAACTGGACTGCCAAAATGAATGACACAA AAACTGGCATTTTACTGACACTCAAGACCAAATTGGACGCAAATGTCTACAGTGTTATACTCAAGGCCTTTGACAGTCATGGGCTTCACCAGGAGAATACGGTTAAGGCCACTGTCTGTAACTGCAGAGGAGCCAACGTCGTCTGTAGTGACCCAAGGACGGACATTGGGATGCCTGTCATTTTTGGAATTTTAGGAGGCGTCCTGTTCCTACTTT tggtgctactgctgctgcttctcttcctgaggatgaagaggaggaggagcctgaaGGAGGAGCCTCTGCTCCAGGATGACGACGTTCGTGACAACATCTACTGCTATGATGAggaaggtggaggagaggaagatCAG gattaTGACTTGAGCCAGCTGCACAGGGGCCTGGATAACCTGAAGCCTGAAATCTTCCGTAACGATGTGGCTCCAACATATTTCATTGCACCACAATACAGGGCCCGACCAGCAAACCCTGAAGAAATTGGTAATTTCATTGAGGAT AACCTGATGGCAGCAGACAGTGACCCCACTGCTCCCCCATATGACTCCCTGCTGGTGTTTGACTATGAAGGAGGAGGCTCAGATGCTAGCTCCCTGAGCTCCCTTAACTCCTCCAGCTCAGGGGACGACCAGGACTATGACTACCTGACCGAATGGGGGCCTCGCTTCAAGAAACTGGCAGACATGTATGGTGCAGACGATGACTGA